The following coding sequences are from one Pigmentibacter sp. JX0631 window:
- a CDS encoding FKBP-type peptidyl-prolyl cis-trans isomerase yields the protein MKFASTKKWATLAALASSPMFSFSSFAAETPAKKEAPSTPATKKGTMTFKNDEEKASYIIGHEISSSIKGGEIKINKNILIKAIEDGLNGKESEISPQDSQAFMQKYMTEQQKVRSDKNLKEGETYLSKNKSEKGVVTLASGLQYKIITEGKGAKPKATDTVTVNYEGTLINGKVFDSSYQRGQPVSFPVNGVIKGWTEALQLMPEGSTWMLYIPAGLAYGTQSPSPSIGPNSTLVFKVNLVSIAKPAPATKTAENEKK from the coding sequence ATGAAATTTGCTTCAACAAAAAAATGGGCAACACTTGCTGCTCTTGCAAGTTCTCCAATGTTTTCTTTTTCATCCTTTGCAGCAGAAACTCCTGCAAAAAAAGAAGCGCCTTCTACTCCAGCAACGAAGAAGGGTACTATGACTTTCAAAAATGACGAAGAAAAAGCAAGCTATATTATTGGACACGAAATTTCTTCCAGCATCAAAGGCGGAGAAATTAAAATTAATAAAAATATTTTAATAAAAGCAATTGAAGATGGATTGAATGGAAAAGAATCTGAAATAAGCCCTCAAGATTCCCAAGCTTTTATGCAAAAATACATGACTGAACAACAAAAAGTTCGGAGCGATAAAAACTTAAAAGAAGGCGAAACTTATTTAAGCAAAAATAAATCTGAAAAAGGTGTTGTTACTTTAGCTAGCGGCCTACAATATAAAATTATTACCGAAGGTAAAGGTGCCAAACCAAAAGCAACTGATACAGTTACAGTGAATTACGAAGGTACTTTAATTAATGGAAAAGTATTTGATAGTTCTTATCAACGTGGCCAACCAGTTTCTTTCCCAGTAAATGGCGTAATTAAGGGTTGGACTGAAGCGTTGCAATTAATGCCAGAAGGATCAACTTGGATGCTTTACATCCCAGCAGGTCTTGCATATGGTACACAATCTCCTTCTCCATCTATTGGACCAAATTCTACTCTTGTTTTCAAAGTAAATTTAGTGTCTATAGCAAAACCAGCACCAGCAACTAAAACTGCTGAAAATGAGAAAAAATAA